From Brassica rapa cultivar Chiifu-401-42 chromosome A06, CAAS_Brap_v3.01, whole genome shotgun sequence:
ctttgaaagcgcgggattaACCTTCTTGCATATGAGTCATGAaacttttatctttttacatgttagatataccaaatttaaaatagttagaACAAAAGAGTCATAGTATTCTCTTATCATATTGTATAAGAGTATATAAGTAGacataaaatatttgtattctCATTTTTTCTTGAACTGATTCTTACTTACATTCTCATTTGCAAAGATGATTTACATAGTTTCGTCTGACAATAAAATGTATTAGATTTCATATGTATATATTCTAAGGTCATAAACCCATTTACGGCAGATCTAACTTTAGCTATGTTATAGGAAGATATATTGTTCTGAAATTGGTATAAACACGAAACCGAACTTTCGTAGGAGTTGCAACTTAAGTGAGATATTGTATCTTGTCTATGGTAAAGTCTTGCACAGATGACAGATGTAAACTGAATATTTTCGTAATGatatttccttaaataatatagatttttgaTTGCAAAACTTTAATGCATTAATGTTGAAATAGGTTTAGGAAATAAATGATGCGTACAATTAGGAAAAAATTGCTGCAATATGGTTGGGCTATAATTTATGTtcgttttgaattttgaaaacattgggatttttttttgtcactaaaAACAGTGGGATAAAAACTCCTTTTTGATTGGTCGAATTAATGGAGtcacaaattattattatttttttaaaggaaaataacTAATGGCAGAGAGTTGTAAATACCTTGAAAATTTAAGGGTAGAATCCTAGtagggattctgctttaatagtatagattctcAAGGTTGCACATTTACGTAAGACTGTATTAGTTAATATTAAGTCGAGTAGTTGAACATATTGGCCCattagctcagttggttagagcgtCGTGCTAATAACGCGAAGGTCACAGGTTCGATCCCTGTATGGGCcaatttattttgtttcctttttcaaCATTTTTCGTTTGGCAGATATCGAAGTCTTTCTCTCCCCTTGAAACAACATGCAGTGTATCATCTTCAATTAAAAACGGCAAAGCATCTTCATCAAAAGAAGTATGTATCTATAGAAAACAGTATATGGCTCTTCAAATCCAGCTAAAAACATCCAGGCCTGTCTATGTGATATAACTGTGCATCTACAAagaatcacatatatatatatatatatatatctccgAGTTATAATGCTATCTAAAAATGCATATAAGAAAACAATTTGTTGGTCATGTCAACAAACTCTCTGAACCAAAGCTTTGAGGAAATCAGAATGGGACAGTGAACGGCAACGCATGTAGTTCGACTTAATCGAGTAGTTGGCCACACCATCAAACTGCTTCCATTGATGCTTGAGTGATTGCTAATTTGATGATGTCTTTTAGCATCAATTCCTTCATGAACAACCCACAGTTACGTTACTTTATCTTTAGAGTTGGTGAGCTTGTTCTCAACCCAACGTGCCCAGTTATCAAGAATTTCAAAAGATAATATACATTTTTTGTGAACATTTTTATCCTAAAACCGAATATTCGTTGAAAATGTTGAAGTGATGtatctaatattttaattaacgTTAGTAAAATCAATTATcacactatatatatacaaagataaaacaaaaaaatacaactgTAGTGCAGTATGTTTTGGTAATTTTAACCCAGCTACCTTCGAAAGAATATAATAAGTTGTGTATAGCCCCAAGATGGCTAAATgtgtatagtatatattataatcaaAAGATGGCCAAAATTGAGAAGTAGAAGAAAGAAAGTGAGAGCGAGAAAGAATAATAAGAGGAGGACGACGTGCTTGGTCTTTGAGATGGTATATTAGTTGCCTCTGGTGCAAACGACGAAGCTGGCGGTCTAGCCAAGGAAGATGAGCGGTTCGACGGAAGCGTCCTGGCCGAGGTCTCACCGGTGTAACCTTTAGCCATGAAAGTAAGACTCTGATTAGAAAGGAAAGTAGATAATAACATGTTGTACAATGAATGAAGAACGTGTGATAAGGAACTCACAATCAGATTCTTTCCAACCAAGAGTCAGTTTCTCACGATCAAAGATGATGCGATAGCCAGTCATGAAGTTCTCtgcatattattaaaaaaaaaaaaacaaatgcgATAGAGATCATTATGAGTTTAGGCAAActtatttttggttttgagtTTTTCCAAATTGATACTTACGTCCGATGATGCTAATGTCTTCGATCTTCATGATGGCTAAACAGTAGACATCTGTGTCCTGAAAACATTACAAGGACGGAGAGACAAAGTTTTACTTAAAGTGTAATGGCAGACAAGGAACAGAGTTTCGCTGGCCTAACTAACTAACCTTCATGGGGAAAACTACTAAGGGGTGATAAACATGATATGAGCTCCCGCCTTTCATTGTTAGATTCACAGCTGGATACTCGATACTGTCTTTGCTTGGGCTGTAAGTTAGATGTAGATCCAAAAGTTATTATGAGTAACATTTTAGGGAAACGGTGATCCTAGAGTAAAGAATGCAACCTCAATGCATAACAGTACTCGAAAGGCAACTTCGAATCAGTTTGATAACGTTTGTCCATAGCTTGAGAATTAAACTGCAAAAATCATAACAGATTTATTATGATTATGCCTCTTAATATGCGTTGGTTATGTGGACTTACACTTTCTGAAATAAGAGCGTAAGCTGCATCAGTCAGATAAGTGAAGGAGGTTCCAGAGTCGAAAACAGCATCAAATTCAAGATCATCAGTGTTTCCTCCAACGCTTATTTGAGCGACGGTGATATTGTAAGTAGGACTGGTTAAAcagtaaaaaaacaaacatagtAAGTAGAAGTAAAATTCAAGGAGATGGACCAATTAAGTTCAGTGATCCCTTGCTTACTGTGGTTGTCTTATGTTCAATGGTGTTTCTCGTTGGTCTACGCTACCTTTATCACCAAAACTGATCCTACCAGCTCCATCCTTTCCAAAACACATTGAGAACGAGTTTGCTGCGATTCCATCCTTTGCTAATACGCTAGGAACCGATATGTCATCCAAGCCAAGCCCGAAAAGACCATTTGGAGCTGCACCATCGTGGAATACACCTGTCTGAACTTGACCACATCTGCTCCAGCACAAAGGTTTAGTCTTGCCGATATAATAGATAGCTTTGAGAAACATTAAAAGTTTCTTCTTCAAGGAAGAAAGTACTTACCCCAAGGTAATTCGAGCGGGAATAGCTTTGGAGTTTTTCTCATTTGAAACTAAGTGAAGAACATCTTCAACCAAGACTCCAGTAGAAGAGGTACCGTTTGAAAGATACCGAATCTGGTATGGGCAATTACTATTTGGGGAAGCGCATCGATCACCTCTCTTGCATAACATGCTATTGCAAGGAACTTTAGAACTTGTTGACGACGCATTAGGGCTATAAATATTGAGCTCCAAGCTCTGTTCAACAACGAAAATAAAGAACTCAACAACTTGAAGATATAAAAAATGACTAAAGAGATAGCACATTACaaatcaacaaaacaaaatcttaaTCACTATATTATTGAGATTATAGTGAGTATAAATGCATAATTTATAAGTCCATGTCAGATTTAAGAGTATTTACATTGGATTACTCTATTTTCTTAATAGAGTAATTCAATAATGAAGTTGATTTTCACtctaaaaatagagtaaaaaaaaagtaaatagattactccatttgTGGAATAAACTCATTTTTACTTCATTGTggaatgaaaaaatgaaatagaGTTGAAACATTTCTTATTCCAAACTccattttagattaaaaaataagTGGACTTGGAGAAGCTCTTGGTGTTGAAGACTTGGTCAACAAAGAGCTGCCTAATTCAGATTTCTATCATGTGGTTGATATTTTATCTCTTACACAAGTAAAGTCAAGTCTCATTTAGAACAAAACCCATCAGACTCATCACAATCTCGACCAAAGAGAGCTCAAACGAACAAATGATACATAAGCAATatactcaaataaataaataaaaac
This genomic window contains:
- the LOC103874100 gene encoding aspartyl protease family protein 1; translation: MVSYSSCRITFAGLILLLVSSWRLDRCEGLGEFGFEFHHRFSDQVLGVLPGDGLPHRDSSKYYRVMAHRDRLIRGRRLATQDQPLVSFADGNETVRVNGLGFLHYANVTVGTPSSWFLVALDTGSDLFWLPCDCTSCVRELKAPGGSSLELNIYSPNASSTSSKVPCNSMLCKRGDRCASPNSNCPYQIRYLSNGTSSTGVLVEDVLHLVSNEKNSKAIPARITLGCGQVQTGVFHDGAAPNGLFGLGLDDISVPSVLAKDGIAANSFSMCFGKDGAGRISFGDKGSVDQRETPLNIRQPHPTYNITVAQISVGGNTDDLEFDAVFDSGTSFTYLTDAAYALISESFNSQAMDKRYQTDSKLPFEYCYALSPSKDSIEYPAVNLTMKGGSSYHVYHPLVVFPMKDTDVYCLAIMKIEDISIIGQNFMTGYRIIFDREKLTLGWKESDCYTGETSARTLPSNRSSSLARPPASSFAPEATNIPSQRPSTSSSSYYSFSLSLSFFYFSILAIF